The DNA window GGAGCGCGGTGACGGCGCCGGTCCGGGCGGGGAACGTGCGCGACACCTGATCCAACAGAATCATCCGCTGATCGCCCGCGCCCACGGCACCACCAGCCGTTCCAGGAGCACCACCAGGTAGAACAGCGTGGTGCTCAGCAGTGCGAGCAGGGCGATCGCGGCGAACGCGAGCGGGGTGTCGAACGACATCCCGGACAGCACGATCACCGAGCCGAGCCCGCCGGTGGGGTTGTTGATCTCGGCGACCACGGCGCCGATCACGGCGAGGGAGATGGCGACCTTCAGGCCGACGAACATCTGCGGCAGCGCCCAGGGCAACCGGATCTTCAGGTACGCCTGCCAGACGCTCGCCGACAGCGACCGGCTCAGTTCGCTCAGCTCGGCGGGGGTCGACGTCAGCCCGGCCATCGTCGCCACCACGACCGGGAAGAAGCAGATCAGCACCACCAGTACGATCTTGGGCTGCGCCCCGAAGCCGAGCCAGACCACGAGCAGCGGGGCGACGGCGACCTTCGGCACCGAGTTGAGCGCCACCAGCACCGGCAGGGTGGCCCGTTCCAGGGCGCGCCACGCGGTCAGCACGACGGCCAGCAGCAGGCCGGCCGCCACCGCGATGCCGAAACCGGTCACCGTCACGGTCACCGTGGACCCCGCCTCGCGCATCAGGTATCCCGGCTGCCGGCGGAACGCGGCGACGATGTCCGGCGGGGCGGGCAGGAAGAACGAGCGGATCCCGAAGACCGCGGTGGCCGACCACCAGAGCGCGACCGCTGTTACCGCGCCGAGCAGCGGCAGCGCGGACGAGTGGATCCGGCTCACCCGCGGCGTCCCGTCGTGGAGTAGGTGAGGTGGCCGCGGACCACCAGCCGGGGATCGGCGGCGAGCGCGGTCAGACGGTCCAGTTCCGCATCGGTGAACCCGGCGTCGCGCAGACCGTCGCCCACCTGTGCCACGTTCACCGCGATCAGCCGGGCCCCGGCCGTGCCACCGGCCCAGGACTCCGCGTGGATCGTGGTGCGCACGCCGGTCAGCCCGGCGTCGATCATCGCGGCGTGCACGCGGGCGGCCCAGGCCGGGTCGGCGCCGTTGGCCGGCAGCAGCCGCTCGACGACCGTGCGGTGGTAACGCTCGACCAGTTCGGCGGCGGCCGCGTCGGGGGCATCCAGGACCACATCGGGGTACGCCGACAGCCACTCCTCGATCAGCAGGACCCCGCCGGGGGCGAGGGCGTCCGCGAGCCGTGCCAGGATCCGCTCCCGCTCCGGGATGTGGGCCAGCACCAGGCGGGCGTGGATCAGGTCCCAGGGCGGGTCGGGGACGGGGTCGCCGGTCAGGTCGTGACGGCTCACCTCGTACCCCTGATCGTGGGGTAGGTGCCGGGGGTTGAGATCGGTGGCCAGGACCCGTCCGCCCGGCCCGCTGAGCGCCACGAGCCGTCGCGCGACGCTGCCGCCGCCGGCGCCCGCCTCCAGGCAGCGGCGTCCGCGCAGGTCACCGGCCGCGCCGAGCCGGTCGAACGTGACATGGTCGAGGATCTCGGCGAGCAGCTCGTGGCGCAGCGCGGCGTCCGGGGCGTCGTTGTCGAAGGAGTAGGCCGCCCTCATGCCGCCGGCACCAGGGAGAAGTCGACCACCGACTCCGGTGTCAGGCCGGGCGGGATCAGCGCGCCGCTTCGCAGCGTGGCGATGGCCGCGGCGACCCGGTTCTTGTCGATCTCGCCGGACGGTTTCACGGCCGGCGCCATCAGGGTGATCTCCCCGACCGCGGCCGTCACGTCGGCGGCCGGCTGCGCCTTCTTCAGGATCTGCGCGGCCTCGTCGGGATGCTCCATGGTGTAGCGCAGGCCCCGCAGCGCCGCGTCCCGGAACCGGCGCACCAGGTCCGGATCCTTCTCGATCACCGCGGTCGTGCTGACCAGCCCGTTGCCGAACAGCCCGGGGAGGAACTCGCTGTACGGCAGGACGACGGTCTTCTTGCCGCCGGCCGCCTTGGAGATGCCGCGGGCGCCGATCAGGAACGTGCTGAGCGCGTCGACCCGGCCGCTGGCGAGCAGTGCCGGGAGCTGGGCGGGCGGCGCGTTCACCCAGGTGACCTTGTTCGCGTCGATGCCGGCCAGTTTCGCGTACGCCGGGAAGAGCAGCTGGTTGACCGAGCCGGTCGCCGCGCCCAGCGTGCGGCCTTCGAGGTCGCGCGGCCCGGTGACGCCGGCGCCCTCCAGCGCGATGATCGAGACGAGGGTCTGCTGGTGGATCGCGGCGAATGCCCGGATGTCGCGGGCCTGGCCGGTGCCGGCCAGGATCCAGGTGCCGGTCATGTCGAGGTTCGCGAACTGGGCCTGACCGGCGCTGAGCACCTTGACGTTCTCGCCGGTGGCGGCGCCGAGCCGGATGGTGACGTCGAGCCCGGCGTCGCGGAAGTAGCCCTTCTCCTGGGCGACCCAGGCGAAGGCGTCGCGGCCGACCGCGCCGAAGGCGGTCAGGTAGGTGACCTTGTCGGCCTCGGTGGACGGGGAGTCCTCGGTGTCGTTGCAGCCCGCGGCGAGCAGGACGGCGACGATCAGGACAAGTGTGAAGATCCGCTTCATTGCCATGATCCCCCGCATCGGTGGCAAATGCGATCAAACGATACCTCTCGATGTGCATGATCGGTGCGGATCGGACGCGGGTGTGTGCGTGATGCCGATTCGGCCACCCGCCGGCGGTCAGTGACGGGTGGGCGCCGTCCAGCGCTCCAGGACGCTGCGCAGCTCGTCGGCGTCGATCGGCTTGGCGAGGAAGTCGTCCATCCCGGCCTGCCGGGCCCGCCGGCGGTCCTCCTTGAGCACGCCCGCGGTCATCGCGATGATCGGGATGTGCTCGCCGGGCGCCTCGGTGCGGCGCAGCTCCTCGGTGGCCTGGTAACCGTCGAGTTTGGGCATCTGACAGTCCATCAGCACGGCCTGGTAGGGATGGCTGCGCGCGAGTTCCAGGGCCTCGGCGCCGTTGCTGGCGATGTCGACGTCGTAGCCGAGCGTGGCCAGGGTGTCGGTGGCCACGATCTGGTTGATCTCGTTGTCCTCGGCGAGCAGGACCCGTCCCCGCGTGGACGGTGCAGGGCCGTCCGGGCCGGGCTGATCGTCGCCGGCGGCGCCGGTGGGCAGGCGCTGCAGCAGGTAGTTGTAGAGCGTCGAGGGGCCCACCGGCTTGGCGAGGACGTCGACGCCGTCGGTGTCGGTGAGGCCGTGGTCGGTGGACGGGTCGCGGGTGACGAGCAGGATGTTCGGCCGGGGCAGCCCGGGTGTGGCGAGGATCGTGCGGACCAGGGCCGGGCCGCCGATGTCGGGCAGGTGCTCGTCGATGACCGCCACGTCGAACGGCGTGCCGTCCCGGTCCGCGGCGGTCAGCTCCCGCGCCGCCGCCTCGGCGGTCGCGGCCGCCTGCACCGACAGCCCCCAGGCGCTGCCGTGCTCGGCGAGGAACTGCCGGCTGGTGTGATTGCCGTCGGCGATCAGCAGCCGCTGGACGGCCAGCTCGTCGCGGATCCGCCGGGGCCGGCGGGCGTACTCCTCGGCCCGTTGCAGCGGCAGCGTGAAGAAGAAGCGGCTGCCCCGGCCGGGACGGCTCTGCACCTCGAGGCGCCCGCCCATCAGCTCGACGAGCTGGCGGCTGATCGTCAGGCCCAGCCCGGTCCCGCCGAACTCGCGGGCGTGGCTGCCGTCGGCCTGGGTGAACGGCTCGAAGAGCGAGGCGATCCGGTCGGCGTCGATACCGATGCCGGTGTCGATGATGCTGAACGTGAACCGGTCACCGTGGTCCGCAGGGTCGAGCCGGAGCAGCACATGGCCCTCGTGGGTGAACTTGACGGCGTTGCCGACGAGGTTGAGCAGGACCTGGCGGATCCGGCCCTCGTCGCCGTGCACGGCCGCGGGCAGGTCCGCCGGGTAGTAGGTGAGAATGTCCAGGTCCTTGTCCCGCGCGGCCGCGGCGCCGGCATGTGCCACGTCCTCGACCAGGGCGCCGAGGTCGAACGGGGCGTCGACCAGCTCCACCTTGCCGGCCTCGATCTTGGAGAAGTCCAGGATGTCGTTGATGATCGCCAGCAGCGCTCGTGCCGACGTGCGGATGGCCTCGCCGTACCGGCGCTGGGCCGGCTGCAGCGGGGTGTCCAGGAGGAGCTTGGTCAGCCCGATGACGCCGTTCATCGGGGTCCGGATCTCGTGGCTGACCATGGCGACGAACTGCGATTTGAGCCGGGCGGCGGCGAGCGCCTCGTCGCGGGCGGCGGCGAGCGCCTGCTCGGTCCGGCGGCGTTCGGTGTCGTCGCGGGCGACCGCATAGATCACGCCCTCCTGGTCGGCCGCCGTGGCGGTCCAGTTCAGCCACCGATAGTCGCCGCCGCTCGTCCGGAAGCGGTTCTCGAAGGCGATCGCCGGGCGGCCGACGGTGAGCCCGGCCGCGGCGTCCGCGGTGCGACCGATGTCGTCCGGGTGGATGAACTCGACGTACGGCCGGCTCACCAGCTCGTCGGCGGAAAAGCCGAGCACCTGTTCCCAGACCGGGTTGACCCGCTTGAAGTAGCCGTCGGTGCTGGCGATGCAGAGCAGGTCACGCGACATCGTGAAGAAGTGGTCCAGCTGGCGGGCCATCCGCTGCCGCTCCGCCTCGTCCCGGTCCCGCCGGGTCAGGTCGCGGTAGGTGACGACCGACATGTGGGCGTGGTCGTCGGTGCGCAGCGCGGACATCGTGACGTGGACCGGCACCCGATGGCCGTCGGCGTGGACGACCTCGGTGTTGAACTCGAGCCGCCCGGACGAGCCGGATCGCTCACCGGCCCGAGGCGCCGGCCACCACGGGTACGGCGGCCGGCGTCCGACGACGTCGCCCGCGGCGTACCCGGTGAGCTCGCACCAGCGCGGGTTGACGTGCAGCACCTGGCCGTCCGGCGCGAGCGTCAGCACCCCCTCGTTCAGCGAGGCCATCACCGTCTCGTTGAAGTCGCGCTGCTCACGGAGCTGGTCGATCAGCTCGGTCTGCCGCTGGTCCGCCTCGTCGAGGACCGCGCCGGCGCGCAGCAGGACGACGTGGAGGGCGAGGAACAGCGCGCTGAGCGCGATGGTGACCACGAGCCCGTCGACGGCGATCCCGGTACGGGTGATGGTCGCGATGACCGCACCGATCAGCACGACCACGGCCGCCATCGCGGGGGCGAGATGGCGGACTGTCCGGCCGCCGAGGCGCGGGCTGGTGTAGATCCGCACGGTCAGGCCGTCGCGCCGGCAGGCGATCACCGCGACGGCGAGCAGCAGCAGGGTGACCTGCGTCGGGATCGGCATCACGTAGCCGCGCAGCTCCCGCGACACCGCGTCCAGGCCGAGGAAGGTGCCCAGGCCGGCGACGGCGACCACGAGCGCGCCGGTCGCCGCGAGCAGCTGCGCGGGCCGCCGCCCACGGCGGGCGTCGGTGTCCAGCAGCAGCAGGCTCAGGCCGATGAGCAGGAGAACGAGCGGGGACCGTACCGGCGACGGGCCCTGCGCCAGGTAGGTCGACGGGCTGGCCTCACCCCTGCCGAGCGCGAGCAGGTCGGGCAGTCCGGTGTCCAGGAAGCCGAATCGCTTGAGGATGCCGGATCCAGCCGCGGCCACCACCAGGGCGGCGAGGCCATAGCCCGTCCAGCGGCGGTAGCGGCCGGTGCGGGCCGGGGCCAGCAGCAGCAGCGCGAGGCAGGTGAGCAGGCTCAGGACCGCGATGCTCGGGGCCATCGGCGGCCAGCCGGGAATGACGCTGATCATCACCTCGACGCGGAGCAGGTATCCCAGCACCACGCCCGTGGCGACGAGTCCGGCGAGGGTGGCGGCGGCGGTCCCGAGCGGCGGACGCCTGCGGAACGGAAACCCGCCCGAAATACTCACAATAAGGAGCATTCCAGCTACCGTGAGACTGAGGTTCGGGTTTCCGTGGAGTCATGGATGGTCGTGGGGCAGGGCAGCGGCGGAGACGGCCGGAGTCGCGTCGTCGCCCTCGGCGCGCCGTTCGACCAGGCCGCGCCGTTCGACCAGGCCGCGCTGTCGAAGCTGGGGCACGAGCTGCGCGGCCCGCTCACCGGCATCATCGGCCTGTCCGGCCTGATCTCCCGCAAGATGACGCAGGGCGGCGGCGATCCGGCCCAGTGGGCGCGCCAGCTCGAGATGATCCGGGGCAGCGCCGCTGAGCTGCTCACCACGGCCGAGCGGGTCAGCGACCTGGCCCGGCTCGGCGCGGAACCACCCGGCGAGAGCAGCGCGTTCGACTGCCGCCCGGTCGTCACCGAGGTCGCCGAGGCGCTGCGCCCCGCCGCCGCCGAGCGTGGCAGGCGCATCGTCACCGGGATCCCGCCCGAGCCGGTCGGCGTCACCGGCGACCCGGACGACCTGCGGCGGCTGCTCGTCGAACTGGTCGACAACGCCGTCAAGTACGGCGACGGGACCGAGCTTCACCTGGACGTCCGGCGCGACAGCGCGACGCCGGAGATCGACGTGCGCGACGACGGCCCGGGCATCGCCCCGGACGAGCTGGGCCGGGTGCTGCGGCCGTTCGAGCGGGGCGCCGCAGCGCACGAGCGGGGCGAGACCGGCACCGGGCTCGGACTGTGCATCGCGGCGCGGCTGGCCACCCGGTCGGGGGCGCGCCTCGCGATGCACAGCGGCCCCGCCGGCACGCGCGCCACGGTCACCCTGGTCGCCACGCAGGCGCCCGAGCAGCCCGGACAATCGGAGCACCCATGGCCACCATCCTCGTCGTCGACGACCGCGCCGCCAACCGGGAGGTAGCCCGGATGACCCTCGACGACGGCGGTCACCACGTCGTCGAGGCCGCGGAGGGCGCGCAGGCCCTGGACCTGGCGCGCCGGATCCACCCCGATCTGGTCCTCGCCGACGTGGTCATGCCGGGGATCGACGGGTACGAGTTCGTCCAGCGGCTGCGCGCGGACACCGCCACCGCGGGCATCCCGGTCGTGCTCTACACCGCGAACTACCGGCCGGAGGAGGCCGCGCCGCTGGCGTCCGCGTACGGCGCCAACCAGATCATCTCCAAGTCGGCCGACCCCGAGCAGCTGCTGATCGCCGTCGAGCAGGCGCTGCACGCGTCACCGCTGCCGCCGCACAGCCCGGCACCGTCCGCCGATCACCTGCGCACGGTCAACGCCAAGCTGGTGGAGAAGGTGCTCGCGCTGGACGAGAGCGAGGCCCGCTTCGGCGCGCTCGCTGATGTCTCGCCGGTCGGCATCGTGACCGGCGACAACGAGCTGTCCGCCACGTACGTCAACCCGCGCCTCGCCGACATCACCGGCCTGACCGCCGAGGACCTGCTCGGACCCGGCTGGATGTGCTGCCTGCCGGCCGGCGAGCGGGCCCGGCTGCGGCGCGACGGCGTGCCCCGGGCCCAGACCGCCCTGCACGGCGACGTGACCCTGGCCGATCACCGGCGCCGCTGGCTGCACACCACGATCCGGCCGATCACCGACGACAATCAGGACCACACCGGCTTCGTCGCCACGATCGACGACGTCACCGCGCTGATCGAGGCCGAGCAGCGCCGGCACGCCGACGAGCGGGAGCGGGAGGCCGCCGAGCGCCGCCGGATCGCCGAACGGTTCGAGAGCCTGGCCCGGCTCTCCGGCGCGGTGGCCCACGACTTCAACAACATCCTCAACATCATTCTGTCGTTCAGCGAGTTCATCCAGGACGAGCTGCGCGACGCGGTCGGCGCGCCGCTGGACGCTGCCCGGGCCGCACCCATGCTCGACGACCTCGGCAACATCCACCGGGCCGGCAAGCGCGCCGCCCACCTCGCCCACCAGCTGCTCACCTTCGGCGGCCGGGAGATCGTGCAGCCGGTGGTGATCAACCCGAACGCCGTGGTCGACGAGGTCCGGGCCATGATCGACTCCAGCATCGGGCGGCAGATCACGGTCAGCGTCGAGCTCGACCCGGACGCCGGCAACGTCGTGGTCGACAGCAACCAGCTCAGCCAGGTGCTGCTCAACCTGGCGGTCAACGCCCGCGACGCGATGCCGCACGGCGGCCATCTCGCGCTCAGCACCCGGCACCTGCGCACCGCGGAGGTGAGCCGGGGCCTGCCACCGGGGGAGTACGTCCACATCGCGGTCCGCGACGACGGCGAGGGCATGCCCCCGGACGTGGTGGACCGGGCGATCGAGCCGTTCTTCACGACCCGGCCGAAGGGGCACGGCACCGGCCTGGGCCTGGCGACCGCGTACGGCATCATGCGGCAGGCTTCCGGTGACCTGCTCATCGAGTCCGCGCCGGGGGAGGGCACCACCATCAACCTCTATCTGCCGGCCACCGACGAGGCGGCGCCCGCGCCGGTCGCTCCGGCGAGCGTCACCGCCGACGCCGGCCGGACCGTCCTGGTCGCCGACGACGAGGACGGCGTCCGCGAGGTGGCGGCCCGGATCCTGACCAGGGCCGGCTATCACGTCCTGCGCGCCGCCAACGGGCAGGAGGCCCTGGATCTCACCCGGACCCATGCCGGCCCGATCGACGTGGTGCTCTCCGACGTGGTCATGCCGCACATGAACGGTCCGGAGCTGGCCGCCGCCCTCCGTGAGGACCATCCCGGGCTGCCGGTGCTCTACATGTCCGGGTACGCGGATCCGCTCATGAGCGAGCAGGGCATCGTCGACGGCGGCGTCACCGTCGTCGGCAAACCGTTCACCACGGAGGAGCTGCTGTCGGCGGTGGCCGGCACGCTCTTGAGTATCGACAGGTCGTGACTGGCTGCGCACCGGCAACCGGTGGGGTGATGTGACGATCGGCGAGGCCCGGTTCGGCTCCGCGATCACCGGACGGCCGCCGTGGGCGCTCAGGTGTCGCGGCGCTCCCGGATCCAGGCGGTCGCGTCGGCGTAGGCCCGCCGCACCGACGCGCCGACCCGCTCGTCACCGCGGTAGACCTCGACCAGCTCGGTCAGGCCGTCGACGCGCAGCTGCTTGCGGACCCGCTCATTCGCCGACACCAGCATCAGCCTGCTGTCGCAGGCCCGCAGCGCCTCCGCGTACCGGCGCACCACGCCCAGGAAGGTGGTGTCCAGCTGCTCACGCCCGCGCAGCCGGATGATCACCACGCAGTTCCGGGCCGGCGCCGGCAGTTGTTCCTCCAGCACCCGGGCGGCGGCGAACATCAGGCTTCCGTACGGCTGGAGCACCACCACCTCGTCGCCGGCCAACGCGGCCGGCGGGTCGGACTCCACCACCCGTCCGCCGTCGTCCAGCTGCCACCGCCGGATCGTCACCTGATGCGACTGGCGGATCACGTGCAGGACCACCGACAGCCCGACGCCGGCCAGCACGGCGTACTGCAGCGGGATCAGCATCGTCAGGACGAACGTGCTGACCAGCACCGTCTTCTGCACGCCGCCGGTGCGCCACACCGCCGCCAGCGCGGCCGGTTTGATCGTGCGCAGGCCGATCAGCATCAGCAGGCCCGCGAGCGCCGGCATGACGATCCGCCCGACCACGTCCGCGAACGCCATGACGACCACGGCCATCACCGCGGCGGCGATGAACAGCGACAGCCGGGAGCGGGCCCCGGCGGCCCGGTTCAGGCTGGTCCCGGAGACCGAGCCGCCCACCGGCATGCCCTGGAACACTCCGGAGGTGACGTTCGCGGCGCCCTGGCCGACGAAGTCACGGGACGCGTCCGGGTACCGGCCGTCCGGGTTCGGGAAACCGGCCGAGATGGCCGCACCCTGCAGCAGCCCCACGAACGCGAGCGCCAGCGCCGGCACCAGCAGCCCCGGAACGGCCCGCGGATCGGGGGCGACAGGCATCGGCAGCGCGTTCGGCACGGCGCTGAGATCCTCGACGACGCGCACCCCGGTCCAGCCCAGCAGCGGCACCGCGACCGAGGTGACGACGACCGCGACGACCAGGCCGAACGCGCCGACCCGGGTGCGCTCCAGGAGCAGGATCAGCGCGATCGTGACCGCTCCGGTGGCGACCGACTGCGCGTCCAGGAGAGTGGGGTGCAGCAGGGTGTCCAGGGCACGCAGCACCCGGTTGGCGCCGTCGGCCTCGTACCCGGTGAAGTTGGAGAGCTGGCCCAGGACGATGTTGACGCCGACCGCGCTGAGGAACGCCACCATCACCGTGTTCGGCACGAACCGCAGCACGAACCCGAGCCGCAGCAGACCCGCCACCACCATGATCAGTCCGGTCAGCATGGAGAGCGTGAACAGCGCCCGCGCCGGGTCGGCGGCGGCGTGGACCGAGGGCACGTCGGCCACGATGATGCCCATCGCGCCGGTGCCCTGCACGGCCATGAACGCCGAACTGGTGAAGACCGCGCCGCCGAGCGTGCCGAACAAGTAGGCGTAGAGCCCGGCCAGCGGGTTGACCCCGGCGAGCAGGCCGGAGGCGAGACCGTCGGGCACGCTCTCCACGCCGAGCACCACACCGGCGACGGTGTCCTTCCGGAAGGTCTTCTTCACGCCCCGATCCTCGGACCCGTCCCGTCCCGGCACGCCATCCACGGCGAATGAACCCGGGCGTGGCAGGCTCGGGGAACGCAGTGCCGACGGATCGACGCGAGGAAGGAAAACGGCGATGGGGTACGACCGTGAGCTCGCCGAACGGATCCGTGAGGTCCTCTCCGGACGGCCGGTGCGGGAGGTGAGCATGTTCGGCGGACTGACCTTCATGGTCAACGACAAGATCGCCGTCACCGCGAACACCGGGGGCGACCTGATGGTCCGCTGCGACCCGGACCGCGTCGACGACCTGCTCGACCGCGACGGCGCCCAGTGGCCGTCGATGCGCGGCCGGCGGATGAGCAAGGGCTGGATCGTCGTGGAGTCCGGGCGCGTCCAGTCCGACGAGGACCTGCGGTCCTGGATCGAGGAGGCCCTCACCTACAACGCGAAGACGACCGGCGGCGGCGAGTAGACGCCGCCGCCGGGCCGTGACGGGGATCGCTCAGCCCTTGATCTGTTTGCGGCCGGAGGTGCCGCCGCCGATGGCGATGCGGCGGGGCTTGGCGCGGTCGGAGATCGGGATGCGCAGGGTCAGCACGCCGTTGTCGTAGACGGCTTCCAGTTTCTCGGTGTCGAGGGTGTCGGCCAGGAACAGCTGGCGGTTGAACACGCCCATCGGCCGTTCGCTGATCACCGCCTCGACGCCGTCCCGGCTGCGGCGCTGTCGCTGCGCCTGGACCTGCAGGACGTTGCGCTCGACCGTCACGTCGATCGAGTCGGGGTCGACACCGGGCAGATCGAAGTACACGTAGAAGGTGTCGCCGTCGCGTTCGGCGTCGACGTGCATCACCGCGGGCCGGGCGCTGGTGCCGGTGAACTGCTCGAACATCCGGTCGAGCTCACGGAACGGGTCGGTACGCAGAAGCATGGTCATCTCCTCCTTCGGTGCTCCTTCACCGAGGTCTCGTCGTCTCTTCCTGTATTAGCACTCGATCCTGTCGAGTGCAAGCGCCAGCCATGGTGGGCTGCGAGAACGTGCACGCGACGGTACCGATCTCGCAACCGAACCGCTGCCCCGCACCACTAAA is part of the Actinoplanes missouriensis 431 genome and encodes:
- a CDS encoding TfoX/Sxy family protein, which encodes MGYDRELAERIREVLSGRPVREVSMFGGLTFMVNDKIAVTANTGGDLMVRCDPDRVDDLLDRDGAQWPSMRGRRMSKGWIVVESGRVQSDEDLRSWIEEALTYNAKTTGGGE
- a CDS encoding PAS domain-containing hybrid sensor histidine kinase/response regulator, with the protein product MSISGGFPFRRRPPLGTAAATLAGLVATGVVLGYLLRVEVMISVIPGWPPMAPSIAVLSLLTCLALLLLAPARTGRYRRWTGYGLAALVVAAAGSGILKRFGFLDTGLPDLLALGRGEASPSTYLAQGPSPVRSPLVLLLIGLSLLLLDTDARRGRRPAQLLAATGALVVAVAGLGTFLGLDAVSRELRGYVMPIPTQVTLLLLAVAVIACRRDGLTVRIYTSPRLGGRTVRHLAPAMAAVVVLIGAVIATITRTGIAVDGLVVTIALSALFLALHVVLLRAGAVLDEADQRQTELIDQLREQRDFNETVMASLNEGVLTLAPDGQVLHVNPRWCELTGYAAGDVVGRRPPYPWWPAPRAGERSGSSGRLEFNTEVVHADGHRVPVHVTMSALRTDDHAHMSVVTYRDLTRRDRDEAERQRMARQLDHFFTMSRDLLCIASTDGYFKRVNPVWEQVLGFSADELVSRPYVEFIHPDDIGRTADAAAGLTVGRPAIAFENRFRTSGGDYRWLNWTATAADQEGVIYAVARDDTERRRTEQALAAARDEALAAARLKSQFVAMVSHEIRTPMNGVIGLTKLLLDTPLQPAQRRYGEAIRTSARALLAIINDILDFSKIEAGKVELVDAPFDLGALVEDVAHAGAAAARDKDLDILTYYPADLPAAVHGDEGRIRQVLLNLVGNAVKFTHEGHVLLRLDPADHGDRFTFSIIDTGIGIDADRIASLFEPFTQADGSHAREFGGTGLGLTISRQLVELMGGRLEVQSRPGRGSRFFFTLPLQRAEEYARRPRRIRDELAVQRLLIADGNHTSRQFLAEHGSAWGLSVQAAATAEAAARELTAADRDGTPFDVAVIDEHLPDIGGPALVRTILATPGLPRPNILLVTRDPSTDHGLTDTDGVDVLAKPVGPSTLYNYLLQRLPTGAAGDDQPGPDGPAPSTRGRVLLAEDNEINQIVATDTLATLGYDVDIASNGAEALELARSHPYQAVLMDCQMPKLDGYQATEELRRTEAPGEHIPIIAMTAGVLKEDRRRARQAGMDDFLAKPIDADELRSVLERWTAPTRH
- a CDS encoding SulP family inorganic anion transporter, which encodes MKKTFRKDTVAGVVLGVESVPDGLASGLLAGVNPLAGLYAYLFGTLGGAVFTSSAFMAVQGTGAMGIIVADVPSVHAAADPARALFTLSMLTGLIMVVAGLLRLGFVLRFVPNTVMVAFLSAVGVNIVLGQLSNFTGYEADGANRVLRALDTLLHPTLLDAQSVATGAVTIALILLLERTRVGAFGLVVAVVVTSVAVPLLGWTGVRVVEDLSAVPNALPMPVAPDPRAVPGLLVPALALAFVGLLQGAAISAGFPNPDGRYPDASRDFVGQGAANVTSGVFQGMPVGGSVSGTSLNRAAGARSRLSLFIAAAVMAVVVMAFADVVGRIVMPALAGLLMLIGLRTIKPAALAAVWRTGGVQKTVLVSTFVLTMLIPLQYAVLAGVGLSVVLHVIRQSHQVTIRRWQLDDGGRVVESDPPAALAGDEVVVLQPYGSLMFAAARVLEEQLPAPARNCVVIIRLRGREQLDTTFLGVVRRYAEALRACDSRLMLVSANERVRKQLRVDGLTELVEVYRGDERVGASVRRAYADATAWIRERRDT
- a CDS encoding methyltransferase domain-containing protein produces the protein MRAAYSFDNDAPDAALRHELLAEILDHVTFDRLGAAGDLRGRRCLEAGAGGGSVARRLVALSGPGGRVLATDLNPRHLPHDQGYEVSRHDLTGDPVPDPPWDLIHARLVLAHIPERERILARLADALAPGGVLLIEEWLSAYPDVVLDAPDAAAAELVERYHRTVVERLLPANGADPAWAARVHAAMIDAGLTGVRTTIHAESWAGGTAGARLIAVNVAQVGDGLRDAGFTDAELDRLTALAADPRLVVRGHLTYSTTGRRG
- a CDS encoding hybrid sensor histidine kinase/response regulator, whose protein sequence is MATILVVDDRAANREVARMTLDDGGHHVVEAAEGAQALDLARRIHPDLVLADVVMPGIDGYEFVQRLRADTATAGIPVVLYTANYRPEEAAPLASAYGANQIISKSADPEQLLIAVEQALHASPLPPHSPAPSADHLRTVNAKLVEKVLALDESEARFGALADVSPVGIVTGDNELSATYVNPRLADITGLTAEDLLGPGWMCCLPAGERARLRRDGVPRAQTALHGDVTLADHRRRWLHTTIRPITDDNQDHTGFVATIDDVTALIEAEQRRHADEREREAAERRRIAERFESLARLSGAVAHDFNNILNIILSFSEFIQDELRDAVGAPLDAARAAPMLDDLGNIHRAGKRAAHLAHQLLTFGGREIVQPVVINPNAVVDEVRAMIDSSIGRQITVSVELDPDAGNVVVDSNQLSQVLLNLAVNARDAMPHGGHLALSTRHLRTAEVSRGLPPGEYVHIAVRDDGEGMPPDVVDRAIEPFFTTRPKGHGTGLGLATAYGIMRQASGDLLIESAPGEGTTINLYLPATDEAAPAPVAPASVTADAGRTVLVADDEDGVREVAARILTRAGYHVLRAANGQEALDLTRTHAGPIDVVLSDVVMPHMNGPELAAALREDHPGLPVLYMSGYADPLMSEQGIVDGGVTVVGKPFTTEELLSAVAGTLLSIDRS
- a CDS encoding ABC transporter substrate-binding protein; translated protein: MKRIFTLVLIVAVLLAAGCNDTEDSPSTEADKVTYLTAFGAVGRDAFAWVAQEKGYFRDAGLDVTIRLGAATGENVKVLSAGQAQFANLDMTGTWILAGTGQARDIRAFAAIHQQTLVSIIALEGAGVTGPRDLEGRTLGAATGSVNQLLFPAYAKLAGIDANKVTWVNAPPAQLPALLASGRVDALSTFLIGARGISKAAGGKKTVVLPYSEFLPGLFGNGLVSTTAVIEKDPDLVRRFRDAALRGLRYTMEHPDEAAQILKKAQPAADVTAAVGEITLMAPAVKPSGEIDKNRVAAAIATLRSGALIPPGLTPESVVDFSLVPAA
- a CDS encoding sensor histidine kinase; translation: MVVGQGSGGDGRSRVVALGAPFDQAAPFDQAALSKLGHELRGPLTGIIGLSGLISRKMTQGGGDPAQWARQLEMIRGSAAELLTTAERVSDLARLGAEPPGESSAFDCRPVVTEVAEALRPAAAERGRRIVTGIPPEPVGVTGDPDDLRRLLVELVDNAVKYGDGTELHLDVRRDSATPEIDVRDDGPGIAPDELGRVLRPFERGAAAHERGETGTGLGLCIAARLATRSGARLAMHSGPAGTRATVTLVATQAPEQPGQSEHPWPPSSSSTTAPPTGR
- a CDS encoding Hsp20/alpha crystallin family protein codes for the protein MLLRTDPFRELDRMFEQFTGTSARPAVMHVDAERDGDTFYVYFDLPGVDPDSIDVTVERNVLQVQAQRQRRSRDGVEAVISERPMGVFNRQLFLADTLDTEKLEAVYDNGVLTLRIPISDRAKPRRIAIGGGTSGRKQIKG
- a CDS encoding ABC transporter permease: MSRIHSSALPLLGAVTAVALWWSATAVFGIRSFFLPAPPDIVAAFRRQPGYLMREAGSTVTVTVTGFGIAVAAGLLLAVVLTAWRALERATLPVLVALNSVPKVAVAPLLVVWLGFGAQPKIVLVVLICFFPVVVATMAGLTSTPAELSELSRSLSASVWQAYLKIRLPWALPQMFVGLKVAISLAVIGAVVAEINNPTGGLGSVIVLSGMSFDTPLAFAAIALLALLSTTLFYLVVLLERLVVPWARAISG